A genome region from Drosophila simulans strain w501 chromosome 2R, Prin_Dsim_3.1, whole genome shotgun sequence includes the following:
- the LOC6736047 gene encoding uncharacterized protein LOC6736047, producing the protein MRSMGCSSSKTSATVEDTKSSKPCSAKSSTTRMATKKEYPASEAFTIPLESDDSPEMPLNETVRQPPKRIQQLMQEAASSEPLTLEELEEKQLKAEQRRQELMQQKLEIIHKNAQMLMKPHEDTAGEGEGTGDRNEVEEEHPEKV; encoded by the exons ATGCGTAGCATGGGCTGCTCCAGTTCCAAGACCTCCGCCACCGTAGAAGACACCAAATCATCGAAGCCCTGCTCAGCCAAGTCCAGTACGACGAGAATGGCCACCAAGAAGGAGTACC CTGCCTCTGAGGCCTTCACCATTCCTTTGGAGAGCGATGACAGTCCGGAGATGCCGCTAAACGAGACGGTTCGCCAGCCACCGAAGAGGATTCAGCAGCTGATGCAGGAGGCGGCCAGCTCGGAGCCACTCACcttggaggagctggaggagaagcagctAAAGGCCGAGCAGAGGCGCCAGGAGCTCATGCAGCAGAAACTGGAGATCATACACAAGAATGCCCAGATGCTCATGAAGCCTCATGAGGATACCGCTGGCGAAGGCGAAGGCACAGGCGACCGGAACGAAGTCGAGGAGGAACATCCCGAAAAGGTCTAG